In Yersinia enterocolitica subsp. enterocolitica, one DNA window encodes the following:
- a CDS encoding DcrB family lipoprotein has protein sequence MHKITKFLAVGLLVVGLSACDSGSDNNVGQPVSLLEGKVAFSLPADLSDQSGKMGSQANNMHVYANKTGDKAVIVILGDDTNEALNVLTDRLAEQQRARDANLQVVTNKAIKVDGHPFQQLDSIITSGGQKAYSSVLMGQVDNHLMTIQITLPADNQQQAQTEAESIISTLKLK, from the coding sequence ATGCATAAAATAACCAAGTTTCTTGCTGTTGGCCTACTGGTTGTAGGATTAAGTGCCTGCGATAGCGGCAGCGATAACAATGTGGGCCAGCCAGTCAGCTTGTTGGAAGGTAAAGTCGCATTTAGTTTGCCAGCAGATTTATCTGACCAAAGCGGGAAAATGGGTAGTCAGGCTAACAACATGCACGTTTATGCCAACAAAACTGGCGATAAAGCGGTTATCGTGATTTTAGGTGATGATACCAATGAAGCTTTGAATGTGTTGACTGACCGCCTGGCCGAGCAGCAGCGTGCCCGCGATGCCAATCTACAGGTCGTGACAAATAAAGCGATTAAGGTCGATGGGCATCCTTTCCAGCAATTGGATAGTATTATTACCAGCGGTGGTCAGAAAGCCTATTCATCCGTGTTGATGGGTCAAGTTGATAACCATTTGATGACAATACAAATTACTCTGCCAGCCGACAATCAGCAGCAAGCACAAACAGAAGCTGAATCCATTATCAGCACCTTGAAGCTGAAATAG
- a CDS encoding 7-cyano-7-deazaguanine/7-aminomethyl-7-deazaguanine transporter, whose amino-acid sequence MFSFTAQQRMTALVWLSLFHIVIITSSNYLVQLPISIFGFHTTWGAFTFPFIFLATDLTVRIFGAPLARRIILSVMVPALLISYLISALFYQGSWQGFPALSSFNLFVARIAAASFMAYVLGQILDVQVFNRLRQRSAWWVAPTAAMFFGNISDTMAFFFIAFYRSSDPFMAANWVEIALVDYSFKLLICMLFFLPAYGMMLNVLLKYFARKTEQQTLMQANTAEQ is encoded by the coding sequence ATGTTTTCGTTTACTGCCCAACAGCGGATGACCGCTTTGGTATGGCTGTCGCTATTCCATATTGTCATCATCACCTCCAGCAACTATCTGGTGCAATTACCGATATCTATCTTCGGTTTTCACACTACGTGGGGGGCTTTTACCTTTCCGTTTATCTTTTTAGCTACCGACCTGACCGTGCGGATTTTTGGTGCTCCCTTGGCGCGCCGGATTATTCTGTCCGTCATGGTGCCTGCTTTACTTATTTCGTATCTGATTTCAGCCCTGTTCTATCAGGGAAGCTGGCAAGGGTTCCCGGCATTGAGCAGCTTTAATCTGTTTGTTGCGCGCATCGCCGCTGCCAGCTTTATGGCCTATGTGCTGGGTCAAATTCTTGATGTTCAAGTATTTAACCGCCTTCGTCAGCGCAGTGCATGGTGGGTTGCCCCAACCGCCGCCATGTTCTTTGGCAATATCAGCGACACCATGGCGTTCTTCTTTATTGCTTTCTATCGCAGTTCTGATCCTTTTATGGCGGCAAACTGGGTGGAAATCGCCTTGGTAGATTATAGCTTTAAGCTACTGATTTGCATGCTATTTTTCTTGCCTGCTTATGGTATGATGCTCAATGTATTGCTGAAATACTTTGCCCGGAAGACCGAGCAGCAAACGCTAATGCAGGCGAACACCGCTGAACAATAG
- the tusA gene encoding sulfurtransferase TusA has product MTDIFANPDKTLDALGLRCPEPVMMVRKTVRHMEDGQTLLIIADDPATTRDIPGFCRFMDHQLLAQDTGQTPYRYLVKKGAKAE; this is encoded by the coding sequence ATGACCGATATTTTTGCCAATCCGGATAAAACACTCGATGCCCTGGGTTTGCGCTGCCCCGAGCCAGTGATGATGGTGCGTAAAACCGTCCGGCATATGGAGGACGGTCAAACTCTGCTTATTATTGCTGACGATCCCGCCACAACCCGTGACATTCCCGGTTTTTGCCGCTTTATGGACCATCAGTTGCTGGCACAAGATACCGGGCAGACGCCTTACCGCTATCTGGTCAAAAAAGGGGCAAAAGCGGAGTAG
- a CDS encoding zinc/cadmium/mercury/lead-transporting ATPase translates to MHSHSEHRHSTETQSHCGCGHDHAKKQTGCSSQPAANISHDSSNSVSEHSHQEGGCCSQSSHTDDGDEESDRLANATPAGSQHFSWQVKGMDCPSCARKIENAVSNLVGIENVKVLFATEKLVVDARSDIRLQVQQAVIQAGFSLIDTQSPGAGKNTESESRFREYLPIALLTTLMLLSWGISLFSIELSELAFTVTTIVGLIPIVTKAWKLIRSGTPFAIETLMSVAAIGAMFIGATAEAAMVLLLFMVGELLESYAANRARRGVTALMALVPEEALLLKEGERRQVSVASLRPGDIIEVSPGGRLPADAELMTPFASFDESALTGESVPVERVQGEKVAAGSLSVDRATEMRVISEPGNNAIDRILQLIELAEERRAPIERFIDRFSRIYTPAIMLLSALVMLVPPLAFAEPWDTWIYRGLTLLLIGCPCALVISTPAAITSALAAATRRGALIKGGAALEQLGRIQTVAFDKTGTLTEGKPQVTDILPISGVSETRLLSLAAAVEAGSHHPLAVAIMQRAQQNTPMLPLAEERRALAGIGVEGRVNGLVVRVSAPSKISPELLTAEWLAQFDELESSGKTAVAVLENEKFIGVVALRDTLHTDAKQAIDALKKLGIQGVMLTGDNPRAAAAIAGELGIDYRAGLLPADKVRAVMTLNATHPTMMVGDGINDAPAMKAASIGIAMGSGTDVALETADAALTHNRLTGLAEIILLSRAANANIRQNITIALGLKGIFLVTTLLGLTGLWLAVLADSGATALVTANALRLLRKRDI, encoded by the coding sequence ATGCATTCACATTCCGAACATCGACACTCAACAGAGACACAAAGTCACTGTGGCTGTGGTCATGATCATGCGAAAAAACAAACAGGTTGCAGCAGCCAGCCCGCTGCCAATATAAGTCATGACAGCTCGAATTCAGTGAGTGAGCATTCACACCAGGAGGGGGGATGCTGTAGTCAGAGCAGCCATACCGATGACGGCGATGAGGAAAGCGACAGGCTAGCTAACGCAACACCCGCGGGTAGCCAGCATTTTAGTTGGCAAGTGAAAGGGATGGATTGCCCAAGCTGCGCACGTAAAATTGAAAATGCAGTCAGTAACCTGGTCGGAATTGAAAATGTAAAAGTTCTGTTTGCTACAGAAAAACTGGTCGTCGATGCCCGTTCAGACATTCGTCTCCAAGTTCAGCAGGCCGTCATACAGGCAGGGTTCAGTCTGATCGATACTCAATCCCCTGGCGCGGGCAAAAACACTGAGTCAGAGTCACGTTTTCGCGAATATCTACCAATTGCATTATTAACCACGCTGATGCTCCTCAGTTGGGGAATCTCTTTATTCAGTATAGAGCTGAGCGAATTAGCCTTTACCGTGACTACAATTGTCGGGTTGATTCCGATTGTCACTAAAGCCTGGAAACTTATTCGCTCCGGCACACCATTTGCGATTGAAACCTTGATGAGCGTCGCGGCTATTGGCGCGATGTTTATTGGCGCAACCGCTGAAGCGGCAATGGTATTGCTGCTGTTTATGGTCGGCGAGTTACTCGAATCCTATGCAGCAAACCGCGCACGCCGTGGCGTGACAGCACTAATGGCGTTAGTTCCTGAAGAAGCCTTACTACTCAAAGAGGGTGAACGGCGACAGGTTTCCGTTGCCAGCTTGCGCCCTGGCGATATCATTGAAGTCTCACCAGGGGGTCGCTTGCCCGCTGATGCTGAATTAATGACTCCATTCGCCAGTTTCGATGAAAGTGCTCTCACTGGCGAATCTGTTCCTGTTGAACGCGTGCAAGGTGAAAAAGTCGCGGCTGGGAGTTTATCGGTCGACCGTGCTACCGAAATGCGCGTTATCTCTGAACCGGGTAATAACGCCATTGACCGTATTCTACAACTCATTGAATTAGCAGAAGAACGTCGAGCGCCTATTGAGCGTTTTATTGACCGTTTCAGTCGCATTTATACACCCGCCATTATGCTTCTCTCGGCACTGGTGATGCTGGTTCCGCCTTTGGCTTTCGCCGAGCCTTGGGATACCTGGATTTATCGTGGCCTGACACTACTGCTGATTGGCTGCCCATGCGCATTAGTTATTTCCACTCCGGCAGCCATCACCTCGGCACTGGCTGCGGCAACGCGGCGCGGAGCATTGATTAAAGGTGGTGCGGCGCTTGAGCAGCTTGGCCGCATTCAAACTGTCGCATTTGATAAAACCGGCACGCTGACTGAAGGTAAGCCACAAGTCACTGATATCCTGCCCATCTCTGGTGTGAGTGAAACTCGCCTGTTGTCACTGGCCGCAGCGGTCGAAGCAGGTTCACACCATCCTCTGGCTGTCGCGATCATGCAGCGAGCGCAGCAAAATACCCCGATGCTGCCACTCGCCGAAGAACGGCGTGCGCTGGCTGGCATTGGCGTTGAAGGCAGAGTTAACGGGTTAGTAGTTCGAGTCAGCGCACCCAGTAAAATATCGCCAGAGTTATTAACCGCCGAATGGCTCGCGCAGTTCGATGAGCTGGAAAGTAGTGGCAAAACAGCTGTCGCCGTGCTGGAAAATGAGAAATTTATTGGTGTCGTGGCGCTGCGAGACACTTTACATACCGATGCCAAACAAGCCATTGATGCCCTGAAAAAGCTGGGGATTCAAGGTGTGATGTTAACGGGTGATAACCCTCGTGCAGCGGCGGCCATTGCCGGTGAACTGGGAATTGATTACCGCGCAGGGTTGTTACCGGCTGATAAAGTGCGGGCAGTTATGACACTGAATGCAACACACCCGACAATGATGGTTGGCGATGGCATTAATGATGCTCCCGCCATGAAAGCGGCTAGCATCGGCATTGCGATGGGCAGCGGCACTGATGTGGCCTTGGAAACAGCCGATGCGGCATTGACTCATAATCGACTGACCGGGCTGGCGGAAATCATTTTGTTATCACGAGCTGCCAACGCCAATATTCGCCAAAATATTACTATCGCATTAGGGCTAAAAGGTATTTTCCTGGTGACCACATTGCTGGGTTTGACCGGTTTATGGCTAGCCGTATTAGCCGACTCTGGCGCAACCGCCTTGGTGACAGCAAACGCGCTGAGGTTATTGCGCAAGCGGGATATTTGA
- a CDS encoding lysoplasmalogenase, whose translation MSWPFLAVFFSGWLFVDATYRGPRWQRWVFKPVTLLLLLLLAWQAPILGPAGYLIVLGLLATLVADALLLLPSERLLYALGAFFLSHLLYTISFASQMTFTLFWPLPLVLIIVGALLLATIWTRLDEMRWPVVAFVGMTLLMVWMAGEQYFARSTDMSFSLLTGTVLLLVSHTIWLLNRYRFSFRASDAIVAGCYFVGHFLIVRSLYL comes from the coding sequence ATGAGCTGGCCATTCCTTGCTGTATTCTTTTCTGGTTGGTTGTTTGTTGATGCAACTTACCGAGGCCCACGCTGGCAACGCTGGGTATTCAAACCCGTCACTCTGTTACTGTTGCTGTTACTTGCATGGCAAGCACCTATTCTTGGCCCTGCGGGCTATCTGATTGTTTTAGGCCTATTGGCAACACTGGTTGCTGACGCCTTATTGCTGCTACCCAGTGAGCGCTTACTTTATGCTCTGGGTGCATTCTTCCTCTCTCATTTACTGTATACCATCAGTTTTGCCAGCCAGATGACATTCACCCTATTCTGGCCGCTTCCCTTGGTACTCATTATTGTGGGTGCATTGCTGTTAGCCACAATCTGGACTCGGCTGGATGAAATGCGCTGGCCTGTGGTTGCTTTCGTCGGAATGACATTGCTTATGGTATGGATGGCAGGCGAACAATACTTTGCGCGTAGCACAGACATGAGCTTCTCATTGCTGACCGGGACGGTGCTATTGTTGGTATCCCACACCATCTGGCTGCTAAACCGCTATCGTTTTTCTTTCCGGGCTTCAGATGCCATCGTCGCTGGATGCTATTTTGTCGGGCACTTTCTAATTGTCAGGTCGCTATACTTGTAA
- a CDS encoding DUF1820 family protein translates to MANEQLLYRIQFINNGKNYQLYVREVGPSALFGFIEIADFVFDSQSTLLVDPSTEKLKTEFSGVNRSYIPLHSVIRIDAVTEKGSARISELGSNVMSFPYLPGNKP, encoded by the coding sequence ATGGCCAATGAACAGTTGCTTTATCGCATTCAGTTTATAAATAACGGCAAGAATTATCAGCTCTATGTCCGAGAAGTCGGCCCAAGTGCTTTGTTTGGGTTTATTGAAATTGCTGATTTTGTCTTTGATAGTCAATCGACCTTGCTGGTTGACCCCTCCACAGAAAAATTGAAGACAGAATTTTCCGGTGTTAACCGTAGCTATATCCCCCTTCATTCAGTGATTCGCATTGACGCAGTAACTGAAAAGGGCAGCGCCCGAATCTCCGAACTGGGCAGTAACGTGATGAGCTTCCCTTATCTGCCGGGTAATAAACCTTAA
- a CDS encoding DUF2500 domain-containing protein — protein MNKPPLLFIAVVVLIVVLATRQYWQKKRQDAENDRSPVRSLQVEVIDKREVLAPNRRSRQREEIVAEEKRYEVYFQPLLSGVEVKKSNEIKIVLPQQEYNRIEQGAKGTLRLQGTRYISFAPNSVAK, from the coding sequence ATGAATAAACCTCCATTATTATTTATTGCCGTGGTGGTATTGATTGTGGTGCTGGCAACACGTCAGTACTGGCAGAAGAAACGGCAAGATGCGGAAAATGACCGCTCACCTGTACGTAGTTTACAAGTTGAAGTTATCGATAAACGTGAGGTTTTAGCCCCCAATCGTCGTTCACGGCAGCGTGAAGAGATTGTGGCAGAAGAAAAACGCTATGAAGTTTATTTTCAACCGTTGCTGAGCGGGGTGGAAGTAAAAAAGAGCAATGAAATCAAAATAGTACTTCCACAGCAGGAATATAATCGTATCGAGCAAGGCGCAAAGGGCACTCTACGCCTTCAAGGGACTCGCTATATTAGCTTTGCCCCAAATTCAGTCGCTAAATAA
- a CDS encoding DUF1145 family protein: MWINIGRLLMLGVWFFLLLNLFQPFPKPLRYFIDVAMIFMVLMHGLQLILLKSTQPKDQPISGLQQFKIFVFGVFELLAWQKKQPPLPKK, from the coding sequence ATGTGGATTAATATCGGCCGGTTATTGATGTTAGGGGTATGGTTTTTCCTACTACTGAATCTATTCCAGCCGTTCCCTAAGCCTTTGAGATATTTTATTGATGTCGCTATGATCTTCATGGTCTTGATGCATGGATTACAACTGATATTACTTAAATCCACGCAGCCCAAAGACCAGCCAATCAGTGGATTACAACAATTTAAAATTTTTGTATTCGGGGTTTTCGAGCTGTTGGCCTGGCAAAAGAAACAACCGCCACTACCTAAAAAATAA
- the rsmD gene encoding 16S rRNA (guanine(966)-N(2))-methyltransferase yields MAKRPLAKRSTTERSITTAKQAPQQSAGQIRIIGGKWRGRKLPVPVSPGLRPTTDRVRETLFNWLAPMIQGARCLDCFAGSGALGLEALSRYAGFTVLLEADRHVAKQLSNNLALLSADNGQVVNTNSLQWLAQPGQPFDLVFLDPPFRKGLLAETVNLLEQFNWLTADAWIYVEAEAESAAADVPASWQLHREKIAGQVAYRLYIRNKDVPQDRVSVEEQEQHHVD; encoded by the coding sequence ATGGCAAAGCGACCTTTAGCAAAGCGATCTACTACCGAGCGATCTATAACAACGGCAAAACAAGCGCCACAACAGTCGGCAGGCCAAATCCGCATCATCGGCGGTAAATGGCGTGGGCGCAAATTACCGGTGCCGGTTAGCCCTGGGCTACGCCCTACCACCGACCGTGTCAGAGAAACCCTATTCAACTGGCTCGCCCCCATGATTCAAGGTGCCCGATGCCTGGATTGCTTTGCGGGCAGCGGTGCCTTAGGGCTGGAGGCACTATCCCGCTATGCCGGCTTTACCGTTCTGTTAGAAGCTGACAGACATGTCGCTAAGCAATTGAGCAATAACCTGGCGTTATTGAGTGCCGACAATGGCCAAGTGGTCAATACCAACTCTTTACAATGGTTAGCCCAGCCAGGGCAGCCTTTTGATCTGGTTTTCCTTGATCCCCCTTTTCGTAAAGGTTTGCTGGCGGAAACAGTCAATTTATTAGAGCAATTCAACTGGTTGACAGCTGATGCCTGGATTTATGTTGAAGCAGAGGCCGAAAGTGCCGCCGCAGATGTCCCTGCCAGTTGGCAGTTACATCGAGAGAAAATTGCCGGGCAGGTTGCCTACCGCCTCTATATTCGTAACAAAGATGTTCCCCAAGACCGGGTATCAGTTGAAGAACAGGAGCAACATCATGTGGATTAA
- the ftsY gene encoding signal recognition particle-docking protein FtsY — protein MAKEKKRGFFSWLGLGRQNEEHTAEPLATEKEETAEQVVENPAIEEQVLSEKQAEIAPDNTSVEAEARESVAEHSTLAPGEWDSTAISEVAAETLPEVGAEPAAQSVEEPINFAEDPQYLQHHFSQNHDDKDKVDSWDEGTVSAPELPLTEHHVVIDTPAPQAIVEESQAEVIEEPVVLEEEIEAEEEVVAVVAQEQERPTKEGFFARLKRSLIKTKQNLGSGFMGLFSGKKIDDDLFEELEEQLLIADVGVETTRKIITSLTEHASRKQLKDAEALYGKLKEEMSEILSKVDKPLDVSGKNPFVILMVGVNGVGKTTTIGKLARQFQAEGKSVMLAAGDTFRAAAVEQLQVWGDRNKIAVVAQHTGADSASVIFDAIQAAKARGIDVLLADTAGRLQNKAHLMEELKKIVRVMKKLDGDAPHEVMLTLDASTGQNAVSQAKLFNEAVGLTGITLTKLDGTAKGGVIFAIADQFGIPIRYIGVGEGIEDLRPFKADDFIEALFARED, from the coding sequence ATGGCAAAAGAAAAAAAACGTGGATTTTTTTCCTGGCTGGGCTTAGGCCGTCAGAATGAAGAACACACCGCAGAGCCATTGGCTACTGAGAAAGAAGAGACGGCTGAGCAAGTTGTTGAAAATCCAGCTATTGAAGAGCAGGTTCTCAGCGAAAAACAGGCTGAAATAGCGCCCGATAACACCTCTGTCGAGGCAGAAGCACGCGAGTCTGTGGCTGAGCATTCTACACTGGCGCCAGGTGAATGGGATAGCACCGCGATCAGTGAAGTCGCGGCTGAAACCTTGCCGGAAGTCGGGGCGGAACCGGCTGCGCAATCAGTTGAAGAGCCTATAAATTTCGCTGAAGATCCGCAGTATTTACAGCATCATTTCTCACAAAATCACGATGATAAAGACAAGGTTGACTCATGGGATGAAGGCACCGTCAGTGCGCCAGAATTACCGTTGACGGAACACCATGTCGTTATTGATACACCAGCACCGCAAGCTATTGTGGAAGAGTCTCAGGCTGAGGTTATTGAAGAACCGGTTGTTCTTGAAGAAGAAATTGAAGCTGAAGAGGAAGTCGTAGCGGTTGTGGCTCAAGAACAAGAGCGGCCAACCAAAGAAGGCTTTTTTGCCCGTTTAAAACGCAGCTTAATCAAAACCAAGCAGAATCTTGGCTCCGGTTTTATGGGGTTGTTCAGCGGTAAGAAAATCGACGACGATCTGTTTGAAGAACTGGAAGAACAGCTCCTGATCGCCGACGTTGGCGTCGAAACAACCCGTAAAATTATTACCTCTCTGACAGAACATGCCAGCCGTAAGCAACTAAAAGATGCTGAAGCTCTGTATGGCAAGCTCAAAGAGGAAATGTCTGAAATTTTGTCCAAAGTAGATAAGCCATTGGATGTCAGTGGTAAAAATCCGTTTGTCATCTTAATGGTTGGCGTCAATGGGGTGGGTAAAACAACCACCATCGGTAAGTTGGCACGCCAATTCCAAGCTGAAGGGAAATCCGTCATGCTGGCTGCGGGTGATACTTTCCGTGCAGCGGCAGTAGAGCAGCTACAAGTCTGGGGTGATCGCAACAAGATTGCTGTCGTCGCACAGCATACTGGTGCAGACTCAGCGTCAGTTATTTTCGATGCTATTCAGGCTGCTAAAGCGCGTGGTATCGACGTGTTGTTGGCTGATACTGCCGGGCGTTTGCAAAATAAAGCCCATTTGATGGAAGAGCTGAAGAAGATTGTCCGAGTGATGAAAAAGCTGGACGGCGATGCCCCTCATGAGGTTATGCTGACGTTGGATGCCAGTACCGGACAAAATGCGGTTAGTCAGGCAAAACTGTTTAATGAAGCAGTAGGTCTGACCGGAATCACTCTGACTAAACTTGATGGTACCGCTAAGGGCGGGGTGATTTTTGCCATCGCAGATCAGTTCGGTATCCCAATCCGTTATATCGGTGTTGGGGAAGGTATAGAGGATTTACGGCCATTTAAGGCTGACGATTTTATTGAGGCTCTTTTTGCCCGAGAGGATTAA
- the ftsE gene encoding cell division ATP-binding protein FtsE → MIRFEQVSKAYLGGRQALQGVDFHLRPAEMAFLTGHSGAGKSTLLKLICGIERPSAGHIWFGGHDISRLKNREVPFLRRQIGMIFQDHHLLLDRTVYDNVAMPLIIAGASTEDIRRRVSAALDKVGLLDKAKNFPIQLSGGEQQRVGIARAVVNKPAVLLADEPTGNLDDALSEGILRLFEEFNRVGVTVLMATHDTSLIARRRYPILTLSQGRMSGAHHGE, encoded by the coding sequence ATGATTCGCTTTGAACAGGTCAGTAAAGCTTATCTGGGCGGACGACAGGCGCTGCAAGGGGTAGATTTTCATCTGCGTCCGGCGGAAATGGCGTTTTTGACCGGCCATTCCGGTGCAGGGAAAAGTACTCTGCTGAAACTGATTTGTGGCATTGAGCGCCCCAGTGCCGGCCATATCTGGTTTGGTGGTCATGACATCAGCCGCCTGAAAAACCGCGAAGTGCCTTTTTTGCGCCGCCAGATCGGGATGATCTTCCAAGATCACCATTTGCTGTTGGACAGAACGGTATATGACAATGTCGCTATGCCATTGATTATTGCTGGTGCCAGTACCGAAGATATTCGCCGCAGGGTGTCAGCTGCGCTGGATAAAGTCGGGTTATTGGATAAAGCAAAGAATTTCCCAATTCAGCTTTCTGGTGGTGAGCAACAGCGTGTCGGTATTGCTCGCGCGGTGGTAAACAAGCCGGCGGTATTACTGGCAGATGAACCGACTGGTAACCTGGATGATGCATTATCAGAAGGTATTTTGCGTTTGTTTGAAGAATTTAACCGTGTGGGCGTTACTGTATTAATGGCAACCCACGACACGTCGTTAATTGCCCGGCGTCGCTACCCGATTCTGACATTAAGTCAGGGGCGGATGTCAGGAGCGCATCATGGCGAATAA
- the ftsX gene encoding permease-like cell division protein FtsX yields MANNSAAQKAKTKALKGGWREQWRYSWVNAIADMMRQPLATLLTVMVIAISLTLPSVCYIVWKNVSQAADQWYPTPQLTVYLDKALDDNAAENVVTTLKTEAGVEKVNYLSREEAMGEFRNWSGFGGALDMLEENPLPAVAIITPKLDFQSSGTLDTLRDRVSKVEGVAEVRMDDSWFARLAALTGLVGQVAAMIGVLMVVAVFLVIGNSVRLSIFSRRDTINVMKLIGATDGFILRPFLNGGAMLGFGGAVLSLILSEALVWKLGSVVTQVATVFGTSFTLHGLSWDECLLLVLISAMIGWIAAWLATVQHLRRFTPQ; encoded by the coding sequence ATGGCGAATAATAGTGCTGCGCAGAAAGCAAAAACCAAGGCACTGAAAGGCGGCTGGCGCGAGCAGTGGCGCTATTCGTGGGTCAATGCTATTGCCGATATGATGCGCCAACCATTGGCGACATTGTTAACCGTGATGGTGATTGCCATCTCACTGACCTTGCCAAGCGTGTGTTATATCGTGTGGAAAAACGTCAGTCAGGCGGCGGATCAATGGTATCCAACCCCGCAATTGACGGTCTATCTGGATAAAGCGCTGGATGATAACGCGGCTGAAAATGTCGTGACTACGCTGAAAACAGAAGCCGGAGTGGAGAAAGTTAATTATCTGTCGCGGGAAGAAGCGATGGGTGAGTTCCGCAACTGGTCTGGTTTTGGCGGTGCTCTGGATATGTTGGAAGAAAACCCGTTGCCCGCCGTGGCCATCATCACGCCTAAGCTGGATTTCCAAAGCTCTGGTACCCTCGATACTCTGCGCGACCGGGTGAGTAAGGTTGAAGGGGTAGCGGAAGTTCGTATGGATGACAGCTGGTTTGCTCGTTTAGCGGCATTAACCGGCTTGGTTGGACAAGTTGCGGCCATGATTGGTGTATTGATGGTGGTTGCCGTATTCCTGGTTATTGGTAACAGTGTACGTCTGAGTATCTTTAGCCGCCGTGATACAATCAATGTCATGAAGCTGATCGGTGCAACCGATGGGTTTATTCTGCGGCCATTCCTGAATGGTGGCGCGATGCTGGGCTTTGGTGGTGCGGTGTTATCACTGATTCTCTCAGAAGCGCTGGTATGGAAGCTAGGCTCCGTTGTGACGCAGGTAGCAACGGTGTTTGGCACCAGCTTTACCCTACATGGTTTGAGCTGGGATGAATGCCTGTTGTTGGTATTAATCTCGGCGATGATCGGCTGGATCGCCGCCTGGCTGGCAACGGTTCAACATTTACGCCGATTTACACCGCAGTAA
- the rpoH gene encoding RNA polymerase sigma factor RpoH, with the protein MTKEMQTLALVPQGSLEAYIRAANAYPMLTAEEERELAERLHYQGDLEAAKQLILSHLRFVAHVARNYSGYGLPQADLIQEGNIGLMKAVRRFNPEVGVRLVSFAVHWIKAEIHEYVLRNWRIVKVATTKAQRKLFFNLRKTKQRLGWFNQDEVELVAKELGVTSKDVREMESRMSAQDMTFDPTPDDEVRDGQSMAPVLYLQDKTSDFADGIEEDNWDNHAADKLTYALEGLDERSQHIIRARWLDDDNKSTLQELADQYGVSAERVRQLEKNAMKKLRMAIEA; encoded by the coding sequence ATGACCAAAGAAATGCAAACTTTAGCCTTAGTACCCCAAGGTAGTCTGGAAGCCTATATTCGGGCTGCCAATGCCTATCCAATGCTGACAGCAGAGGAAGAGCGGGAACTGGCTGAACGGCTGCATTACCAGGGCGATCTGGAGGCGGCTAAACAGCTAATCCTGTCTCACCTGCGCTTTGTTGCTCATGTTGCCCGTAACTATTCCGGTTATGGTTTGCCACAGGCTGACCTTATTCAGGAAGGTAATATTGGCTTGATGAAAGCAGTTCGCCGTTTTAACCCTGAAGTTGGGGTGCGTCTGGTGTCCTTCGCGGTACACTGGATCAAAGCAGAAATTCATGAATATGTTCTGCGTAACTGGCGGATTGTTAAAGTTGCGACCACTAAAGCTCAGCGTAAATTGTTCTTTAACCTGCGGAAAACTAAGCAGCGTCTGGGCTGGTTCAATCAGGATGAAGTCGAGCTGGTTGCCAAAGAACTGGGTGTGACCAGTAAAGATGTTCGCGAGATGGAGTCACGCATGTCTGCGCAAGACATGACTTTTGATCCAACTCCAGATGATGAAGTACGTGATGGTCAATCTATGGCTCCTGTCCTGTATTTGCAGGATAAAACCTCAGACTTTGCCGATGGCATCGAAGAGGATAACTGGGATAACCATGCGGCAGACAAATTGACATATGCCTTGGAAGGGCTGGACGAGCGGAGTCAGCATATTATCCGTGCTCGTTGGCTGGACGATGACAACAAGTCAACGCTGCAGGAGCTGGCTGATCAGTACGGCGTATCTGCTGAGCGTGTTCGTCAGCTTGAAAAGAATGCGATGAAAAAATTACGTATGGCGATTGAAGCCTAA